CCGGCCGGGCCGGCCGGACCGGGGCGTACTCCGACCCTACGTCGGGATGACTGACGTCTCGCGCTCGGGCGCGGCTGCCGTGATCCGGTCGACGGGCTCGTTCAGGGCCCGGAGGCGCCCGAAGATCGGCAGCGCCAGGAAGGTGAACAGGCCTCCCACCACGAACCCGACCGGCACCGATCGCTCCTGGGACAGGAATCCCAGGCCGGTCTGCCCTCCGACGCTTCCCAGGCTTCCCACCAGGGAGTCGAACGAGACCAGGGTGGCTCGCTCCGAGGTGGGGATGGAGGCGTGGAGGTACGTCTGGCGGACCGGCGAGAGGACCCCGCCGGCGACGGCGCCCAGCAGGAACACCGGCACGGCCACCCAGAAGGTGCGGAAGGTCCCGGTGGCAACCATGGTCGCGGCCGTGACCGCCGACGCCCCGAGCAGGATCGTGGTCCGCCTCCGGCCCGGCTTCACCAGCCGTCCGACCAGGACGTTGCCGGCGATCCCGGCCAGGGAGAAGAACGCCGCGATCAGGCCCGAGAGCCAGATGGCGTTCTTTCCGTACAGGTCCAGGAAGTAGGGCTGCCACGCGTACCAGGCCCACGAGAAGAACCCGTACGACAGGAACGAGTACATGACCAGCAGGCGGACGGACGGCTTCCGCCACCCGTAGGTCATGCCGGCTCGGGCGACCGTGCGCATCTCGCCGACCACGCCGCGCAGGTGCATGGCCCGGGGCGTGAAGCCGATGTCGTGCATGGTCCGGACGCCCACGCCGAACGCCATGAGCAGCAACGCCACCCGGACCAGGTAGGGGATAGACAGGTTGAGCTGACCGAGCAGCCCGCCACCCACGGTTCCAATGAGCATGGCCACGCTCGAC
This region of Actinomycetota bacterium genomic DNA includes:
- a CDS encoding MFS transporter; this encodes MNPKRVIRGYLVISGLFTLSASLIWGINTLFLLHAGLSIFQVFLANAAFTAAMALFEIPTGVVADTLGRRVSFLLSEATLAVGTLAYVGVAAIKGGLLLFCLAGVILGLGYTFYSGAVEAWLVDALKATGYEQELDRVFARASIVSSVAMLIGTVGGGLLGQLNLSIPYLVRVALLLMAFGVGVRTMHDIGFTPRAMHLRGVVGEMRTVARAGMTYGWRKPSVRLLVMYSFLSYGFFSWAWYAWQPYFLDLYGKNAIWLSGLIAAFFSLAGIAGNVLVGRLVKPGRRRTTILLGASAVTAATMVATGTFRTFWVAVPVFLLGAVAGGVLSPVRQTYLHASIPTSERATLVSFDSLVGSLGSVGGQTGLGFLSQERSVPVGFVVGGLFTFLALPIFGRLRALNEPVDRITAAAPERETSVIPT